From a region of the Azospirillum formosense genome:
- a CDS encoding MBL fold metallo-hydrolase, whose amino-acid sequence MTARTVSDACSGAPDTPPDFTVRFWGVRGSIASPGPDTVRYGGNTPCVELRCGDALLVLDAGTGLRPLGEALMRRGEPVDVDLLLTHSHLDHICGLPFFAPAFDAASRVRIRAGHLERERTMRSVLECMMSAPLFPVPVEIFRADCTFHDFVSGQTLAVKPGVTVRTAALNHPDGATGYRVEFAGRSLCYVTDTEHPAAGRDPAVMELVRGSDLLIYDCTYTDAEYAARVGWGHSTWEECLRIADEADVKRAVIFHHDPRRSDAELDVIATAAEARRPGTLVAREGMALPL is encoded by the coding sequence ATGACGGCACGAACCGTTTCCGACGCCTGTTCCGGTGCGCCCGACACACCGCCGGACTTCACCGTCCGCTTCTGGGGCGTGCGTGGCAGCATCGCCTCCCCGGGACCGGACACGGTCCGCTACGGCGGCAACACCCCCTGCGTCGAGCTGCGCTGCGGGGACGCCCTCTTGGTCCTCGACGCCGGCACCGGCCTGCGCCCGCTGGGCGAGGCGCTGATGCGCCGGGGCGAGCCGGTGGACGTCGACCTGCTGCTGACCCACAGCCATCTTGACCACATCTGCGGCCTGCCCTTCTTCGCGCCGGCCTTCGACGCGGCCAGCCGCGTGCGGATCAGGGCCGGTCATCTGGAGCGGGAGCGGACGATGCGCTCCGTCCTGGAATGCATGATGTCGGCGCCGCTGTTCCCGGTCCCGGTGGAGATCTTCCGGGCCGATTGCACCTTCCACGATTTCGTCAGCGGCCAGACGCTGGCGGTCAAGCCGGGCGTCACCGTGCGCACCGCCGCGCTGAACCATCCGGACGGGGCGACGGGCTATCGCGTGGAGTTCGCCGGGCGCAGCCTGTGCTACGTCACCGACACCGAGCACCCCGCCGCCGGGCGCGACCCCGCCGTGATGGAGCTGGTGCGCGGCAGCGACCTGCTGATCTACGACTGCACCTACACCGACGCCGAATACGCCGCCCGCGTCGGCTGGGGCCATTCGACCTGGGAGGAATGCCTGCGCATCGCCGACGAGGCCGATGTGAAGCGCGCGGTCATCTTCCATCACGATCCCCGGCGCAGCGACGCCGAGCTGGACGTCATCGCCACCGCCGCCGAGGCCCGGCGCCCCGGCACGCTGGTCGCCCGCGAAGGCATGGCGCTTCCTCTCTGA
- a CDS encoding DUF2231 domain-containing protein: protein MVAIVDHGRPARAIHPLHAVLLAASLPLFLGGLLCDIAYSRSFEIQWSNFAAWLIAGGMVFAGFSLLWAFIDLFRAGRRRGRGLPYFVLLVITFALGLVNAFVHARDAWGTMPEGLILSAAVTVTALLATWFGFSSFRMGLRMGHHTGDAR from the coding sequence TTGGTAGCCATCGTCGATCACGGCAGACCGGCAAGGGCCATCCATCCCTTGCACGCGGTGCTGCTCGCCGCCTCCCTCCCGCTGTTCCTGGGGGGCCTGCTCTGCGACATCGCCTATTCCAGGAGCTTCGAGATCCAGTGGAGCAACTTCGCCGCCTGGCTGATCGCCGGCGGCATGGTCTTCGCCGGTTTCTCGCTCCTCTGGGCCTTCATCGACCTGTTCCGCGCCGGCCGGCGCCGCGGCCGCGGGCTTCCCTACTTCGTCCTGCTGGTCATCACGTTCGCGCTTGGCCTCGTCAACGCCTTCGTGCACGCGCGGGACGCCTGGGGAACCATGCCGGAGGGCCTGATCTTGTCGGCGGCGGTCACCGTGACCGCCCTCCTGGCCACCTGGTTCGGCTTCTCCAGCTTCCGCATGGGCCTGCGCATGGGCCATCACACGGGGGACGCGCGATGA
- a CDS encoding sorbosone dehydrogenase family protein — protein MKRSSLLAAAALAALLTACDDNNPSQPVYGANPPLPEQQHGLLPSMKIAKPANWGDRKPTVPEGFTVTAIATDLGIPRQTLVLPNGDILVAEGRGGSAPPLRPKDFIAGIIKAKGTTSVPSGNRITLLRDADGDGQYEERTVFADQLNAPYGLAFVNGQIYVANQDALVRFPYHEGQTRAEGPPEKVTDLPSYINHHWTKSLAASPDGRFLYVGIGSNSNITERGMPAEADRAMVWEIDAQTGAHRPYATGLRNPTALAIQPGTGTLWAVVNERDELGPNLVPDYLTSVREGAFYGWPYSYWGQNVDPRAQPQKPEMVAAAIKPDYALGSHVAALGVAFSSPAMGERFADGVFVGEHGSWNRSVPSGYKVIFVPFRDGAPAGDPVEVVTGFMGEDGNTYGRPVGVTVDPKGALIVADDLSNTVWRVAASDRSPTAAGPADMGSAATDGNGSSN, from the coding sequence ATGAAACGCTCCAGCCTGCTGGCCGCCGCCGCGCTCGCCGCCCTGCTGACCGCCTGCGACGACAACAACCCGTCGCAGCCCGTCTACGGCGCCAACCCGCCGCTGCCCGAGCAGCAGCACGGTCTGCTGCCCAGCATGAAGATCGCCAAGCCCGCCAACTGGGGCGACCGGAAACCGACCGTGCCGGAGGGCTTCACCGTCACGGCGATCGCCACCGACCTCGGCATCCCGCGCCAGACGCTGGTCCTTCCCAACGGCGACATCCTGGTCGCCGAAGGCCGGGGCGGCTCGGCCCCGCCGCTGCGGCCCAAGGATTTCATCGCGGGCATCATCAAGGCCAAGGGCACGACCTCGGTTCCCAGCGGCAACCGCATCACCCTGCTGCGCGACGCCGACGGCGACGGGCAGTACGAGGAGCGCACGGTCTTCGCCGACCAGCTGAACGCCCCCTACGGGCTGGCCTTCGTCAACGGCCAGATCTACGTCGCGAACCAGGACGCGCTGGTGCGCTTCCCCTACCACGAGGGCCAGACCCGCGCCGAGGGGCCGCCGGAGAAGGTCACCGACCTGCCCTCCTACATCAACCACCACTGGACCAAGTCGCTGGCCGCCAGCCCGGACGGGCGCTTCCTCTATGTCGGCATCGGCTCCAACAGCAACATCACCGAACGCGGGATGCCCGCCGAGGCCGACCGCGCGATGGTCTGGGAGATCGATGCGCAGACCGGCGCGCACCGGCCATACGCCACCGGCCTGCGCAACCCCACCGCGCTGGCCATCCAGCCGGGGACCGGCACGCTGTGGGCGGTGGTCAACGAGCGCGACGAGCTTGGCCCCAACCTCGTCCCCGATTACCTGACCTCGGTCCGTGAGGGCGCCTTCTACGGCTGGCCCTACAGCTACTGGGGCCAGAACGTCGACCCGCGCGCCCAGCCGCAGAAGCCCGAGATGGTCGCCGCGGCGATCAAGCCGGACTACGCGCTGGGATCGCACGTCGCGGCGCTCGGCGTGGCCTTCTCCTCGCCGGCGATGGGCGAGCGCTTCGCCGACGGGGTGTTTGTCGGCGAGCACGGCAGCTGGAACCGCAGCGTTCCCAGCGGCTACAAGGTGATCTTCGTTCCCTTCCGCGACGGCGCCCCCGCCGGCGATCCGGTCGAGGTCGTGACCGGCTTCATGGGCGAGGACGGCAACACCTACGGCCGGCCGGTCGGCGTCACGGTGGACCCGAAGGGCGCCCTGATCGTCGCCGACGACCTGTCGAACACGGTCTGGCGCGTCGCGGCGTCCGATCGTTCGCCAACCGCGGCGGGACCGGCGGACATGGGCAGCGCGGCGACCGATGGAAACGGATCGTCAAACTGA